One Capricornis sumatraensis isolate serow.1 chromosome 8, serow.2, whole genome shotgun sequence genomic region harbors:
- the COX11 gene encoding cytochrome c oxidase assembly protein COX11, mitochondrial, which produces MGGLWRPAWRRVVFCGWPWRHLGRPTRAAERAEPCLRPGRSGPAGTDQGLRRFGTWRRPSPAEQPARRPKSTNPYTRSQEEDWRRRNKTVLTYVAAAAVGMLGASYAAVPLYRLYCQTTGLGGSAVAGHASDQIENMVPVKDRIIKITFNADVHASLQWNFRPQQTEIYVVPGETALAFYKAKNPTDKPVIGISTYNVVPFEAGQYFNKIQCFCFEEQRLNPQEEVDMPVFFYIDPEFAEDPRMVNVDLITLSYTFFEAKEGHKLAVPGYNSNHQLSPASNL; this is translated from the exons ATGGGAGGGCTCTGGCGTCCGGCTTGGAGACGCGTCGTTTTCTGCGGGTGGCCTTGGCGCCACCTTGGGCGCCCAACCCGGGCTGCCGAGAGGGCAGAGCCGTGTCTCCGGCCGGGGAGGAGCGGGCCGGCGGGTACTGACCAGGGGCTGAGGCGGTTTGGGACATGGAGGCGCCCGAGCCCGGCGGAGCAGCCGGCTCGGCGGCCGAAGAGCACGAACCCCTACACGCGCTCGCAGGAGGAGGACTGGAGGCGGCGGAACAAGACGGTCCTCACCTACGTGGCCGCGGCGGCGGTGGGCATGCTGGGCGCGTCCTACGCCGCCGTGCCCCTTTACCGGCTCTACTGCCAG ACTACTGGACTTGGAGGATCAGCAGTAGCAGGTCATGCATCAGACCAGATTGAAAACATGGTACCTGTTAAGGATCGGATCATTAAAATCACCTTTAATGCAGATGTGCATGCGAGTCTCCAGTGGAACTTTAGACCTCAGCAAACAGAAATATAT GTAGTGCCAGGAGAGACAGCACTGGCGTTTTATAAAGCTAAGAATCCTACTGACAAACCAGTAATCGGAATTTCTACATACAATGTTGTACCATTTGAAGCCGGacagtacttcaataaaatacag TGCTTCTGCTTTGAAGAACAAAGGCTTAATCCACAAGAGGAAGTAGATATGCCAGTATTTTTCTACATTGATCCTGAATTTGCTGAAGATCCAAGAATGGTGAATGTTGATCTCATCACTCTTTCTTATACTTTTTTTGAAGCAAAGGAGGGGCATAAGTTGGCAGTCCCAGGCTATAATTCAAATCACCAACTAAGTCCTGCTtcaaatttgtga